The following is a genomic window from Halobacterium sp. R2-5.
GTCGTCGGGCACCCGGAACACGTCGGCGTCGTCCCACTCGCGCTGCCAACGTCGCTCTATCTCGCCGTGGTCGTAGCCGTCGTTTCCTCCCATGCGTGTCTCTTACAGGGACGTAGAGAGTCGAACGGCAAATGCCTTTCAATACGCCAGTTCCGCTGTCGGACAGCCCGCCCCGGCGCGACCCCCGCGGTCCCGTTCCGGCCGGTATCCGAACCGCATCCGGCTTCTAGTTGGCCTAGTGATTTTTTCGGGCGTGCGACCAATAGACGACTATGAGCGAAACCGAGAGCGAGCCGCCACGAAGCGTCTACCGACGCAAGGAGGCGGGCTCGAACGCCTCCATGAGCCTCGTCGGCTACGTGATGATGGGCGGCATGCTCATCCTGATTCTGCCCGTGCTCCCCTTCCTCGTCGTCATCTGGGCGCTCGGGAAAATCACCGACTCTACTAGCTCCGAGTAGCGGTGTAGCCGACGGAAAGCATCCGCGAGCGAGCGGCCGAAGGCCGCGAGCGCAGCAAAAAGTGCGTAATAAAGTGCGTGCTTAGACCCCGAGCAGGTCGAACGCGTAGCCGTTGTCGTGTTCGTCGGCGTGTTCGTAGGCGACGTGGGCGGCAGCGACGTCCTGGATGGCGAGCCCGGTGGAGTCGAAGACGGTGACGCCGTCGTCGGGGGTGCGCCCGTCCTTGCGGCCGGTGACGAGTTCGCCGACCTGGCCGTAGATGTCGTCGTCGTCGAGGACGCCCGCGTTGTAGGGGACGTTGATTTCGCCGGAGTGCGTGGTCTGGGCGTGGTCGTCGATGACGAGCTTGCAGTCGAGGAGGAGCTGGTCGGCGAGCTCGTGTTTGCCTTCGGCGTCGGCGCCCATGGCGTTGACGTGGGTGTGGTCGGCGACGTCCTCGCGGGAGACGATAGGGTCCTCGACGGGCGTGACCGTCGAGAGGACGTCGCAGTGGCCGGCGTCGCTGATGGAGCCCTCGCGGACGTCGAAGCGGTCCTCGAAGTGCTCGACGAACGCGCGGACGGCGTCCTCGGAGACGTCGCTGACGACGACTTCCTCGATGTCGCGAACGGTCGAGATGGCCTCTAACTGGGTGTACGACTGGACGCCGG
Proteins encoded in this region:
- a CDS encoding ornithine cyclodeaminase family protein, yielding METLLLNKDDVAENVQMADLIPAVEDAFAAYENGDAQMPSKSYIDLPQYNGDFRSMPAYLDAGEWDAAGIKWVNVHPDNPDRYDLPTVMGTMVYSDPENAYPLAIMDGTELTMQRTGAAAAVATDYLAIEDASSFGVIGAGVQSYTQLEAISTVRDIEEVVVSDVSEDAVRAFVEHFEDRFDVREGSISDAGHCDVLSTVTPVEDPIVSREDVADHTHVNAMGADAEGKHELADQLLLDCKLVIDDHAQTTHSGEINVPYNAGVLDDDDIYGQVGELVTGRKDGRTPDDGVTVFDSTGLAIQDVAAAHVAYEHADEHDNGYAFDLLGV